Genomic segment of Coffea arabica cultivar ET-39 chromosome 1e, Coffea Arabica ET-39 HiFi, whole genome shotgun sequence:
AGAAGACAATGGCAATGCTCCATCTCACGTCGAACGAACATTCTTTCTATTTAGGAGGAAATATCAAGGGCATTTTGGTTGGATATGCATTCAACCGCACACTACATTTTGGCCGACGGTCTGACACAACAAAAATCTATAATTATTTGGTTCCGGAACTGCAGCATGATTTGTTTGCAAGGCATTGGTCTATCTATCACTTTTACCTTTGCATTTGTTTGATATATGAGCTGTCGGATATAAATGTCTTTTTatgtaattatatatatatatataatgggaATAGCTTGGAAGGGAAGTTTACTACTCCATATTATTATTTTGTCTTGGGTTTCATGTGAATTTCAACTGGAATTCACATGATCAATGATGGGGATCCAGCATTCAACCACCCTTGTTCCTGAAGCATCCTCCCTAACTCTTCTAGTTCATGGAGTACACCAATTGCATGAGCATGCCGGAAAAGAGAGGAGGTTTAGGTGACCTAAATTGCATGAGCATGCCGGAAAAGGAACCGGCAAccgatttttccaaaattggcaTTTGATGCTCTCCACCCGCCGTCCGTCAACCATGCAGCACTTAATAATATTTAGATGCGGGCATTAATATTCTCGAGTCTAAGAATGAACCCGCCGTAGTGATGACTCTTCTTGGGTCGTTAGCAAACCAGTAAACTGAAACAAGGTTTGTCTCATCTATTACCCTCCCATCGATAAATTCATACAAAAATTTGGAGCATTCGAAAACAGATGGCTATGATCTCAAGCAAATTCCTTCTTTGCTTGCCATATTCAAAGCATAGGAAATTCCTTCTTTGCTGTTATATTCTGTCTAAGCATAAATTGGGGAACCCAGCTACTGCGCAAGTGGTTGCGATGCGGTGTTTGATTTCTATGACTGTTAAGTAAATCCTTAGCGGTGGTGTCTATCCCTTAGTTGTCCCGTCGCTGTTTGTCCAATTATCGCAATTAAGATGAACACTCCAAACACTGCTAGTAGCAGTACTATTTATTACTAATCAATTCACCCCCTATTTCCATCATCAACCTTTGTTTTATCTGCAAACACTGGAAATCAATCCAAAAGGCATTTATTGCTTTGCATCCTCCTAATTTTGCTACCTGAACGAGGCTACTCTGATAACATCTTACATACCACAGTCCGTCCATATATataaaatccccaaaaaatataaaaatcaacaAAGTCGactaataaataattaaacctAAAAACAAGTATGCACAGGATCCACTTAATCGAGAAACACAAACAGAAGATTGCCAAcacaaagaaattcaaattcTATGAATTAATCAGTGAGGCAATCCATAACAGCTGATGATGCATCCAAAATATTAGACTTGCCAGTAAGTATTAATGGAAATTCTGCGGTGGTACTCGTTATCTCATCTCTCCTGCAACAGAGAAGGCTAtgaccttttttttctcttttttcttttttttttggactaaTACTACCATAGAACCGGTAGCAGTAACATTCATAAGCAGATTAGAGCGGAAAATTGAGTTACACGTTGAACAACAAGTATGTGGAGAAGTAATCACTTGTCGGCGTCGGATGCATGAGGCTCGTCGCGGGCCTCGTCCGTTTTCTCAGCACTGTCGCTGACGTCATCAGGGTCACGAGCGGGATCAGACTTGTCCATGGCCGCTCGAGCTCTCTGGAGCCAGGGTTTGAAAGCGAGCTCTATGGTCAGCCACCCCATGGCAAGGGCTCCCAACACCACCGCCGCCGACTTTGCTGGGTTTAAGTTCAACTTCGCCATTGATTAAGTTGCTTCCCTGCGCCGACTAGATATGATAGATACACGCTAACCACTTGTCTTACTATTATAGCTTGTGGAATCTCTGTCTCGCTATTCTGGGTTTTGGGCTACGCCGACTTGCATCCGAGTATATAGACACATTGATGCCCCTTTCGAGGGGATGGCGCTAACCAATTGGCAAATTCCTACATACGGCTCCTACTTGGGCCCAAAAGCAATTTGGCTCCTACTTAgccaatctctctctctctctctaccccaaaaaaaaaacaaaaacttaaAATCTTTTTTCGTCACGAATTCTCGCTCACGGGAGAAAAAGCGCCATACCACAATGATGGCCATGGACTTTGCGTGGGGATtgttggatttttcttttttttttttccttcttaaaTATATAAGGGGATTGTTGGAATCTTTTGGGCATGCAGGAAAACGGGTCGTCAATTTCTAGTGGTGTCTAATCTAATGGACTGGTACCGCTCGCTTAGAAAAACCTTGAGCATGGATCATGGTAGAACAATCTTTTCTTAATACACGAGATGGCTATCCACATTTTCACTCTTCTTTCCGGCAAATAGAAGATTCTCTGCTCTGCATTCCTAATCAACTAAGGTATCCAGTACACGCAGCAGCAATAATCCTGACGCTCATAATTTTCACTGAATTTCGTAATCAACAAAAAGGTATTTAGATTCAGATCCCTACGTTCGACCAACGTATTCCTAAGTACGTACCAATCCTAGTCAAAACATATGACTGCTGGTAAACAGGCTGATACATGGTTTAATATAATACCGGTAATTATTAAGCATTACCAGAACACATGAAACCAGAGGATTCTCGCGGGCAATCAGAATTATTCACCATTGGATTAAGACGCATAATCTCAAACTAGAATACCGATGTAATATAACCACTGCAAGTCGGTAAGAGCAGCGAATCAGACAACACAACTGAGAAACTAATTCACATCCCTGTGCCTGCCTAAACTTGGCCACTGAGAATTTGCTGGAGTACAAAGATAAGTCGCACATAAAATTCCAACATAATATTGAAGAGATCCGTCGACCTAATTAACCATCCCTCAAGTTAACATGTTTACATAACTGATTGTCACAAAAATTGAAACCAGCGGACCAGATCTAGCGACCTCGACCGCGGCCACGCCCGCGACCACGCCCTCGTCCTCGTCCCAAAGGCCTCCCTGCATCATGacagacaaaaagaaaaattaacggAAGAATACGTAGTAAAAACAAGGAAGGACAGTAAAGAACAAGAGAAGTGGAATCATCAAGTAATGGTCATATCAGCACAGTAGATAACTTCCATACCAGTGGTTGGCTTCTTAGGCTTCACCCTAGGTGTCTCTTCCACCAGCAATGTCTCAAGGTTTAAGCTGTCTGGAAGGATGTAATAACGAATGTTATTGCCTCTCACACTCAGGTGATCCAAAGTAACTGGGTTCTTTCCCTTTAGTGTAAGTTTTACAGTCTTCAAATGTGTGTTCATGCTGATATCCACACCTGTAACAAAGGCAACAAACCTACTATCAGAAAGCAGGCCCAGCAACTAGTTTCAGACCATAATGTTTGTATGGACTCATCCAACAAGATTAAGCAACAAAATAAGCATAAGGGCCTAAAGCAACTTGCATCAGGACTAGGCTTTTGATAACTAACAAATGGGAATTTCTAGcatttttaaagaaaatcaCACACATCCTCAAGCATAAACTGACTTGCAACTGTTatgaaaagttaaaaaaatagcTCAAGTAGACATTTATACAGTAGCAAATAGCAATCCGAGTTGTTATACACGTTTCACCAAATTAACAACCTGCAAATCAAATTTCAGCCACTATGAATTAAGCGTGGTTAGCGCCAGACAAAGAATGATCAGATCACATGAACATGCATTTTATGTCAAGCTCTCTGAAGTCTTTATACTAAAAACCAAAGACTATAAATCGCTTCTGCATGCTTTCACAATGATACATCATCATCCAGCTATCTGTCTAGTCAAAGAGGAATAACTTTCTGATCTTCTTCTAACCCAATATTGGTTTTACTGGGATTGCAGCTTTAGGAGAGAAGACAGACAAGTGAAAAAAGAACTACTTTGTTTCAGAATTGCACCAATATTTGGCACTTGAAAGGTCGCATCAGGAAACTAGTGAAAAAATCTTAAAATCTGACCTTAAGGTGACTACAGTAAACAAATTCCTAATATCAAACCAAGCATAGGGCTTATTAATGATCCCATAACTGTGTATATATTTCAATTTACACTGAGTACCAATCATCCACTGCTTAAATGTTTTAGGCACTCAATGACTAGaaacaaatagaaaaatatattttttagctTAAGCACTGATTGAGGCTCTATTTCTCACTCCCCGATGGCATAGTTCACAGAAATTGACTAAATAAGAGATGCAGTTTATATAACTCCACATTCCTAACTTAACTCTCTTAATAATTTAAAGGAGTGAAGTACCATAACTTCAACTAACTTatcaaaatagaaaattttgaacaTATGCTGGGAAGACAACCTGCCTTTTCAAATTTTAACTACGTCATATTCTAGGATATAGAATGGgcctttttttttaaccaacATTCTCCATCTCAGGAGTAGGCCATTCAAGtaacccccccccccacccatTCTGTGCTTCATTCTAAACCCTTAACTTGACAGTAGTTGTCAACATGGATTGAAACTGGCATCCAAAGGAAAGTAAAAGACcacattaaataaataaacataaattcaaattttaaaaaaaaaaatgtgctcAAATGCAAGTGATGCTTGCAGTTTGAAAATTCAACATGAAAGCAAATGCAGAGCAACAGCAACAACATTTGGATGTTAAGATCTAAAGGCATGAAAATACAACCATTGAAGAAGACAAAGGCACACAACCATCAAGAGGGAGCAGGGATAAGAGACAGAGATCTCTATAGCAATATGTGGTATGCTAGATCATTTTCATCTCATAGCTTATCCGCTTATCTGCAAAATTTGTAGTCTAGGTCAGAGTGCTTCCAATGTATCAGCCTAACTCTTCTTTCATCTATTATTCTATCCAGAAGTTTACTTTAATTCAGTATTCTATTTAGATAGAACAAGAGTGTCATCCGTAAAAGCCAGTATCAACACAATTTAGAACATTGCAGTCCACAATCCAAAAGTCGTCACCACAAAATTACAAGTCCCATTTCTGCTAATCTGATCCAGGTTCAGAGTTGAAATTCATTGATATCTGGTTCAGTAATAAACAAGGAGAAATCCTGTGGTTAAACAAGCAGTTGACAGTTCACTATTCCCAACCCAGGCCTCTCAATATACTAGCATTACGATTTTCTGTTGGAAAAAATTCACATTGCGTGCACAACAGCAAATGACAAAACCCAATATTCACCTCAGTTATGTTCTGAACGAAGCAAAATATAGAACAAAACGTCCACCACAAGATGTAAACATATAATtatccacaaaaaaaaaggacgtACAAAAAAAATTGCTAAAGGCATCAACACAAGTACaaaaaagaaaccctaaactgcTATTGACCTAATTTCAAAATCTTATTCAGTAAAACAAAAAGCCGGAAAGTAGAAAAAGGACACCGAAATCTCTCAGAAAAacctaattcaaaatttttaaggCGGCTTTAGCTTGTTTTCACCCAAAAAACAGATCGAGAAAACAAGTGGCTTATAAATCTCAGCGCGtcgggaagagagagagagagagcaagagaaccTACCTGTAATGGTTCCGTGAACAACGGTGCCGTTTTTTAGCTCAATCGACACAGTCTCATTGTTCAACTTCATCAGAAATCTGTTGAAAATTTAGTTAGCATACAGCTATAATAAGCGactgaaaatatcaaaagtagtaataaaataaagaaattttacCTAACAAGCTTCATTGTTGCAGAAAGAAGAAGACGAATGCTACGGCTTGGCAGAAGCAACAACAGGGCACGGCCTCCTGGAGGAGCCAAGGGTTTTAGGGCAGAGGACTGCTTTGTCGCTTTGGACTCGCGACTACTTTAACAAAGAGCCCCGTTGACGTCTTGACGACGTCGTACACTGGCGCCCTTCTTTTGTTATTCCCTTCGTTAGTTTCTCGTCGAGATTGGGCCAGGCCCATGACACTTGTGGTAGTCTAATCGCCTTTAGCAATGGACCACAATGCATTAAAACAAGGCTAGACATTGTTGTGTATTTTAGGCTTTCAGTAAGCCCAAATATAATTTATCTGTAAGCtattctcttttccttttttcttccaaaccgTCAAATAAGAATTTAGTTGGTTTTTAAAAGATATCCTAAGTTTTTATTTCtggaacaaatgaaaaataaaggtTTAAGTCAAATCAGTTAAATATTGTACATTATTGAGAATTTTTGGTCATTTAACCAATTTATAATTCCGAAAAATAATGAGCGTgacttattatttttttaaaaaaaaaaagaattgagctacAGGGGAAGCCGTGTCTTGCGAAATATTTCCATGTTGCTAAGGGAAGTTTCGAGCATTGAACACTGCTACTGCTTAAATCATCTCGATGGCCTCATTTTGGGCAGACGATCTAGGGGTGTCCGTTGCTGCAGCCCAAATAAAATTTTGAGCGATTAGAACATGAAGGCCAACCTCttactttttcattttctttttttttttttccaatgagGGGAGGTGGAATTTAAGAAGCGAAAATACAGATTTGAATTCAGAATGATTTGTGTGAAGGTCATCCCGtagtatatattttttgataTACATCTGGAGTAAGAATAGTTGAGAAGGAAGCCTACTAAAGGGGAAATTTTATTCCTTAACTTGTGCAACTTGCCATGAATTGACCTTAGAAAGACAAGGCCCTTGCCATGAATCGATGGCTAAACCACAAGTCCACGATATGTAGCTGGAAAAGATGCAGTAGTAGAGTATTCTTTTGCTTGATAGCAATTGCATGGCTGTCCTAATAACAAGTTGTGGTGTGAAGGACTAATTGCAAGATTAACATTCAACTGCATGGTTGCATGTATTTGAATGATGTTGAGAATCAAAAGAAGATTAACGTTGTATATGGTCCCAAAAACCATCTTTTATTCCAAGGAATAGTATAGTAATCCAAAGACACCGACCATAAGGCCATTATTCGGTGCTAAATAACAACAAAAGTAATCATGTATAGACAGACACACACAaaaagcagcagcagcagcatgaGTTGTGACTTGAGAAGCAATCCACTCTTTGACAGAGAGTTTAGGCTGTGGAGGTGAAGTTAAAGTTTGCGCATGTGGTTCGAGAGCCCAAAAGCGTAAAGGTGAAGCCCAGTCTTGAAGTAGCCAAATCGAATTGCAAGAGCAAGTCCTCCAATTGGTACCCGCCGATCACAATTGAGGTCCTGGGATTCACTCCACCATTCACGAATCCAAGGCACAATACATTATCGTTCACGTACACCATGGAGTTTGAGCCAGTGATGCTCCAAACCACGCTTTGACTCTGCAAAACAAGATCAATTTGGGGCACCGATGGACCCAATCGTGTGCTGAAAACGTTCTTTGAGCTGAAGCACACCTCGAATGGAGCTACACCAGCAACTCTGCTGATGTTCCCCGCAGCAGCCTCGCTAATAAAGGCTTCTGTGACTGCTTTGTAGATGGAAGTCTCCAGTACGGTGTAGGGATTAACAGTGCTGATCTTTGTTCCGCCGTTGCCCCGGCTATCAATAGTCAGCAGCGTCGCGTTCAAGGGTACAGTCTTGTCGTTCACCTTGATAGACTTAACTCCAATGAAGTATTCGTCAGAGGGCTCTCCTTGGCTGGAGACTCCAGCGGTGCTAACTGGGTTGATGAAAAGCGGGGTGTATCTCAAGAACCCAGCTGCTTCGATATTGGGAAGAAAATTGTAAGGGCCGTCGCCGAAAAATGCTACACCACTGGCCCTGGTTGAAGATGACAGGCAAATGGCGAATTTCTTGTGGAAACTGAAGGCAGCAGACAACTGGGATGGGAGCCCAATGCGAGCGCGGCCGAGTCCAGCCATGCCGACTGTACCACTGGCGAGGCCTTCCAAGAGGAAGGTTGGGCCGCAGCCGAAGATGAACTGAGGAACTGTGGCGGACGGACCGGAGTTTGATCCATCGGTGGATGACAGGGTGAGAGCGTCCTGAGCCACCTCACCCCCGGTGGAAGTGTGAGTGATGGTGTTCTCGGGGAAAAGAGCGCAGGTGTCAGTGTTGCACCCTGGCTTGGGCGCGCCCGTACAATTTCCGCAGCCGTTGTTTCCCGCTAGGGAGCACTGGGCGCTGCGGCATCTAACGGGGCGGTACGTGGAAGAAACGTAGTCCTTATCGCAATCAACCCACAAGAATCGGCCGCCAAGATCAAGAACCACGTTCAGGGAAACTGAGGGGGTTCTCTGATTGACTTTGGCCACGTATTGCAAAGTGGAAGCATCCTTTGTGACCGGAACAACTAAGGCATGCGGGCGAAAAGAGCCCTGGGCGGCGCAAGTAGTTGGATCCCCCGAAAGTAGCAGCAGTAGGACTGCTACTAGCGGATAAATGGATGAAATGACAAGCTTAAAGTTGGCGGAAGCCATTAACTACAAATTTCAGAAGCAGTCTGGTCTGGTCTGGATGAGTTTATTAAATCTGCAAAAATGGGGAGGAATGCCCCCTCTATTTATAGTACTAAAGTCTAACGCACGCCCACAGGGCAGCAGGGCGGGATAGGCTGCTCCAGGACACGCCACCAACTATGAATGAATATAAAAACCCACTTTCAACGAATTATTAAGCTAATAATTAGATGACTCTTTGCAAATGCAAACACCACCGATTGGCTCAACGTGAATTTTTTGTGGGATTCCTTTAAATTATTTTCAGATCGATTTATCCGTTAACTCTCGTGTCTATCTAATTATGTGTATGTGTGTTAATtccgtttcgaaaaaaaaaaaggcaaacacCAGTTAGCTGTTAATAATTTGAAGAATGATCTACCAGCCTGCACTTCTGCTTTGACTTTGACGaaatctttttaaaaaaatagttttcgATTATTTTGTTAACATGGCAAATCACCTATAGAGCCTAGAGGAGGAGAAACGTAGCAGTAATGGTCAACTATTATACACAAACGGTAATCTGGCAGCTGTAATATTCCCCCACTTCTCTGCCCGACAGAAAAGTAAGACGCCATTTTTTCTTGACAGAAATATTTTGCAAATTGCAACTTGATTTGGTTGCGTGGAATTATCCTCTCTTATCGTCGGTTTGACGTTGAAGTGCCTTTGTGGGCCCGAATCCAGATCGTTGGATTGCATATGTCTGAACCAAAATCCGGTCTATTCTTTGACTTTCTGGTcagatgaaaatgaaatttctccACCGCCACCTGTACGCCGTCCCGAGCTTATCCATACATCAAAAAACTCGTGCCCCTCCAAAGAAGATCTGAAATAATAAATGCATTCCAATCCTTATTTTGCAGGTCTGATCCCGTAAATTGAGAAGAAGCAAAAGGAAACCGCATTGTTTCGATGGCTTTTAAAATTCTTTAGACCGCTTTTCTTGAGCATGTTGGCAAGGCCAAATTATATAATCGAggaaggccaaaaaaaaaaaaaaacagttaaaCCATTTGCATCTCATGGCTCCTTATTACAACGAGTaataatcaaaagatttaaTTGTTGTTCTACATGTTAATAAATTAAGAATAGCTTAATTAATAGTACTAATATCTTTTAGCAGGTGTGAGAAAGTTAATTAGGTCATCCACGAAGAACAAGGTGTGATATATTTTGCGTGAGCCTGTAACCTTCTCGGATTATTCAACACGTCCAAGCTTCAATCAGGATAGAAATGATTGACAGTATTGCCGTACAAGATAACGAaatccttttcttctcttttttttttttttaatcctagACCCTAAACCCGAAAGAGGCACCACCGAGTCTTAGTAAAAACGTTTTGTAATTTGATGCGACTGTCGAAAACCGTGTCCGAGCTGATGCGGCCGACCTGGTTGGGAAAAGCTGAGCTGGGATCGTGCTAGGTGACCTGAGAAGAGAGAACGGAGGCGGGACTGATGTCCCTGGGAtaactccgacggtcaagttagtttgGTCGTAGAAGGATATAGTAATAGTAGAGAATACTCGTGGGCGTACCTTGTGTAGTCTTGATAGTGGAGTATATATAGGACCGTTCGAGTTATAGTTTCCTTATGGGAGTCAAAGttcccttagggttcggagtcttCCTAGGGTTTCCCGCGGCGGCCCCTAAATGTTCGGAGACGGCGGCCCATCAAGCCCATCATAGGAGACCTCCGACACGCCGAGCTGGCTTTCTTAGGCCGAGCTGGCCCATGCCAGCCTCGAGGTACCCACGGCCGACCTGCCGCGTGTGGTCTACCGACCTAACATATGTCATGCGCggatttgccccactacactagccccccttgAGTCTAGAGTCACCGAGGGGTCGCGTGAATTTAGACCAAATCTCGAGGCGTCAGGTCTGCCAGGGATGGGACCCACGATCCCACGACCGTGCACCTTGTACGGATAACCGCCACGCATGCTGTCATAACCGTCACTTCAGGGGTCACGTCCGCCCATGACGGTAGTTGTTAGCTCAAACGTTTTCCAAGGTGACGGTTTCTCAGCAAtaaattttgagatttcaatTCAGGACTCTTCAACTTCCCGCCCTggtggcctataaataggccctACCAGACGTCACTTTCATGCTTCCTTTCTCATTTCTCCTCCTTCACAAATTTTACCAGCTCGCTCCCCGTCTAGAGAGTTCCAGAGTAGCGCTTTCCCTTAAGCACATATCAGCTCTTCATCCACTAGTAagtcttcttttcccttttatgTCTTCTTCCTCCACGCACTCAGACATCACCAGCTCGGCACCTAGGCGTAGAGTAGTCCGACCTGCACCTATAGAAATAATCTCTTCCTCCTCTAGCTCTTCTTCTTCCAGCTCGTCAGAGTATCTTCCTTCCCCCATTCATTCTCCTACTTTAGAGATGGACCAACCCACCCAACCTGTCCGGCCTGACGCTGGAGCTGCCGACCTAGGGATTCCCCTAGAGGTAACTCCAGCTCGGACCCGGGCGGGACCTTCCAGGGGGCCGGATATCGACTTCGGGGAAGTCGAGCTTATCCCCCCTATCCTAGACCAGGGAAGTGTCGACGAGCTGGTGGGGAGGTATGATATCCCCCTTCAGTTCGAGGCCAGGGCTGCCCGACCAGGGGAGTACGCTTGCCGACCTCCTTCTGAGTTTGTGGCTATCTACAGGGATCAGCTCATAGCTGGTCTCCGTCTTCCCATTCCCCAATTCCTTTACCAAATTCTAACCTTCTGGGGAATTCGTATAACCCAGCTCGTTCCAAACGCCATCAGATCGATCCTCGGCTTTTTTATTATGTGCCGAGTCCTCGAAGTTCCCTACTCTCTAGACCTTTTCAGGTCGTTCTTTCAGATGAAAGTGAGCGGGCCAGTTCATGGCTGGTTCTATTTTGCTCGCAGGAGCGGGGGAGAACTCCCAACCCGCGAGCTGTTCACGCACACCCCCTCTTCCATTAAGGGCTGGAAAGCTCAGTTCTTCTATGTGAAGAACACGGGTTTCCCTCCCCTGACCTGGAGGGAGGAGACCCAGGTGTCCGACCCCATTCCTTCACCTCTTCCTGCGGCCGAACTGGACCTCCTGGTCAGCTCGGATGCTCGATTATCGGTGAAGGAATTTAGCAATGCCCAGCTCCGGTCGGCGGGGCTGATTCGAGCAGAGGTGAACGACCCTGCGCCTGACCTACGACCTCTCACACCCGAGGAGCTTACAGCTTGTAATCCCTTTGatcttcttttccttgctttcatttcttttcctttgtcgCACGAACTGACCCCTTTCTTTGCTCTCAGTGAAGAGGTTCTCCCAGCTTCTGAACATAGGAGGGACAGGCAGCTCGCGCGCGGCTACCTCGGTACCCTCCTCAGCTCctggtgacgtggcccctccccCACCAGAGCCTATTCCCGCAGCTCAGTCTACCCCCTTGGAGGAACCCAAAAAGAAGAGGAGGAAGACTACTGCCAAGAAAGCCAGGACCGAGGCGACCACCTCGGCTACACCTACGCCCCAACCATCTCCTACTGGCGCGTCCACGGAGCACTATGGGGTCAACACTGCCGAGCTGCAGGCCTCATCTGAGTCGCCTCCTTCGATGTGGCGGACGAGGAACATCATTCCTCTCAAGCCCCCAACCGAGCTGGGCCCACATCCCCACCCACTCCATTTCTGCCCGAAGTGGGGGTTGTCGATGAATGACCGAGCTCAGTTTCCAGAGGCTGCTCGAGAGCTCGTCAAAGGTTCGGTGCTCCCCCGCGACCATCACTTTATCCAGCTCGCATCCAACTCCGAGTTGCTGTCGCACTACTACCTGAGCGCAGCCCAGGTAACTTCTTCACTTGGTACTTTTACTAGTATCCTTAATCCATAGACTTCTCATAGTTGGACCTGCAGCTCAACGTCGCCGGTGCCGAGCTGGCTCAGCGATACGAAAACATGGGAGAGAATCTCTCCCAGGCTGATGCTGCCAAGAACAAGCTATCCAGTCAGCTCGAAGCGACCGAGGCAGAGCTGGAGGCAACGAAAAAGCAGCTCGCCGACTCCCAGGCCGCCTGCGAGCTTGAGAAAAAAAAGTCCGCCGAGCTGACTTCCCAGCTAGAGAGTGAGCAGAAGAAATCAGTCGAGCTGGTGGAAGCGGCCAGGAAGGAAGGGCGCCAGCTAGGCGTTCAAGATTTTAAGAAGTCCGAGGCCTTTATGGATGATCTGGCCATCTTGAATGGCCCCGTCCTGCAGCTCGGCTACACCAAGGCCATGGCGGATGTTCTGTCTTTGAATTTGCCAGGTTTTGACCTGAGCAGGTGGCCTGATTATAATCCCCAGGCTGCCGATCAGATTGACAGACTCGTCACGGGCTACTCCAATGGGCGCGACTTGGCTGCCTTGGTCGCCAATCCTGCCCTGCCCGCGACCTCCCCTGAGCAAGAGCAAGAACAGCAAGGGGAGAACTAGGAAGGTAGTGCCTTAGGCAGGTCTATTAGGCTAGGCTTAGATCCGAGCTCGGCCAGCTCGCTTTTGTATGGCCCCCCTTATGTATGTCCTTTTGAAATGGAATGAACAGCCTCTTTTCTTACCCAACACttgtaaaaattttcttttatttcatgtttTCGAGTACATTCATAATTCTTAGTACTGAACTAATGAAGAATAAATCTGTCCAGCCGACTACCTCAGCTTCAGGAAAAACTTCTAGGTTGCGGAACGCTCGTCCAGGCCGAGCTAACTAATAAAGTGAACTAGTAAAGCGAGCTAGATAAGCAAAGAGCAGACCTGTCCAGCTGGTCACCTCAGCTCGGGCAGGGTACTAAAGAAAAAGTCTCAGGTTTGAGTTGTGCCAGGTACGCGGGACTTCGCTTCCATCCAGGCGAGCCAGCTTGGAATAACCTGCCCGGCCGACCTCCTTCACCACGTAGGGACCTTCCCAATTTGGGTCTAGCTTTCCCACGCCCACAGCTCGGCTGACGGAGTTCTTGCGTAACACCAAGTCTCCTGGCTTGAAAGAAAGGTGTCTTACCCTAGCATTGTAGTAGCGTGCGACCTGG
This window contains:
- the LOC113733798 gene encoding small nuclear ribonucleoprotein SmD1a translates to MKLVRFLMKLNNETVSIELKNGTVVHGTITGVDISMNTHLKTVKLTLKGKNPVTLDHLSVRGNNIRYYILPDSLNLETLLVEETPRVKPKKPTTGRPLGRGRGRGRGRGRGRGR
- the LOC113716786 gene encoding probable aspartic proteinase GIP2, encoding MASANFKLVISSIYPLVAVLLLLLSGDPTTCAAQGSFRPHALVVPVTKDASTLQYVAKVNQRTPSVSLNVVLDLGGRFLWVDCDKDYVSSTYRPVRCRSAQCSLAGNNGCGNCTGAPKPGCNTDTCALFPENTITHTSTGGEVAQDALTLSSTDGSNSGPSATVPQFIFGCGPTFLLEGLASGTVGMAGLGRARIGLPSQLSAAFSFHKKFAICLSSSTRASGVAFFGDGPYNFLPNIEAAGFLRYTPLFINPVSTAGVSSQGEPSDEYFIGVKSIKVNDKTVPLNATLLTIDSRGNGGTKISTVNPYTVLETSIYKAVTEAFISEAAAGNISRVAGVAPFEVCFSSKNVFSTRLGPSVPQIDLVLQSQSVVWSITGSNSMVYVNDNVLCLGFVNGGVNPRTSIVIGGYQLEDLLLQFDLATSRLGFTFTLLGSRTTCANFNFTSTA
- the LOC113716769 gene encoding outer envelope membrane protein 7; the encoded protein is MAKLNLNPAKSAAVVLGALAMGWLTIELAFKPWLQRARAAMDKSDPARDPDDVSDSAEKTDEARDEPHASDADK